From the Homo sapiens chromosome 1, GRCh38.p14 Primary Assembly genome, one window contains:
- the SRRM1 gene encoding serine/arginine repetitive matrix protein 1 isoform 14 (isoform 14 is encoded by transcript variant 38), with the protein MMQINLTGFLNGKNAREFMGELWPLLLSAQENIAGIPSAFLELKKEEIKQRQIEQEKLASMKKQDEDKDKRDKEEKESSREKRERSRSPRRTKSRSPSPAPEKKEKTPELPEPSVKVKEPSVQEATSTSDILKVPKPEPIPEPKEPSPEKNSKKEKEKEKTRPRSRSRSKSRSRTRSRSPSHTRPRRRHRSRSRSYSPRRRPSPRRRPSPRRRTPPRRMPPPPRHRRSRSPVRRRRRSSASLSGSSSSSSSSRSRSPPKKPPKRTSSPPRKTRRLSPSASPPRRRHRPSPPATPPPKTRHSPTPQQSNRTRKSRVSVSPGRTSGKVTKHKGTEKRESPSPAPKPRKVELSESEDKGGKMAAADSVQQRRQYRRQNQQSSSDSGSSSSSEDERPKRSHVKNGEVGRRRRHSPSRSASPSPRKRQKETSPRMQMGKRWQSPVTKSGRRRRSPSPPPTRRRRSPSPAPPPRRRRTPTPPPRRRTPSPPPRRRSPSPRRYSPPIQRRYSPSPPPKRRTASPPPPPKRRASPSPPPKRRVSHSPPPKQRSSPVTKRRSPSLSSKHRKGSSPSRSTREARSPQPNKRHSPSPRPRAPQTSSSPPPVRRGASSSPQRRQSPSPSTRPIRRVSRTPEPKKIKKAASPSPQSVRRVSSSRSVSGSPEPAAKKPPAPPSPVQSQSPSTNWSPAVPVKKAKSPTPSPSPPRNSDQEGGGKKKKKKKDKKHKKDKKHKKHKKHKKEKAVAAAAAAAVTPAAIAAATTTLAQEEPVAAPEPKKETESEAEDNLDDLEKHLREKALRSMRKAQVSPQS; encoded by the exons ATGATGCAAATCAACCTGACTGGATTTTTGAATGGAAAAAATGCTCGAGAATTTATGGGAGAACTGTGGCCCCTGCTGCTAAGTGCACAAGAAAACATCGCGGGAATCCCTTCTGCTTTCCTAgaactgaagaaagaagaaataaaacaaagacag ATTGAACAAGAAAAACTGGCATCTATGAAAAAGCAAGATGAAGACAAAGATAAAAgagataaggaagaaaaagaaagcagcagaGAAAAAAGGGAGCGGTCTCGTAGCCCAAGAAG AACCAAGAGCCGGAGTCCTTCCCCTGctccagaaaagaaggaaaaaactccagaGCTCCCAGAACCTTCAGTGAAAGTAAAAGAACCTTCAGTACAAGAGGCTACTTCTACTAG TGACATTCTGAAAGTTCCCAAACCTGAACCTATACCAGAGCCTAAAGAACCTTCTCcggaaaaaaattccaaaaaagaaaaggagaaggagaagaccCGACCACGATCTCGGTCACGCTCCAAATCAAGATCCCGGACGCGGTCCCGCTCTCCTTCTCACACTCGACCTAGACGGCGCCATAGATCCCGATCAAG ATCGTATTCACCTAGAAGGCGGCCAAGCCCAAGAAGGCGGCCATCTCCTCGAAGAAGAACTCCGCCAAGAAGAATGCCTCCTCCACCAAGGCATAGAAGGAGTAGATCTCCAGTAAGAcg AAGAAGACGTTCGTCAGCATCCTTGTCTGGGAGTAGCTCATCATCCTCTTCATCTCGTTCACGGTCACCACCAAAGAAGCCTCCCAAGAGGACATCCAGCCCCCCTCGGAAAACTCGTAGGTTATCTCCTTCAGCAAGTCCTCCAAGGCGAAGGCACAGGCCATCACCTCCTGCAACTCCACCACCCAAAACTCGGCATTCCCCTACACCCCAGCAGTCAAACCGTACAAGAAAAAGTCGTGTTTCTGTGTCTCCAGGGAGAACTTCAGGTAAAG TGACAAAACATAAAGGTACTGAGAAAAGAGAATCCCCTTCACCAGCACCGAAGCCTAGAAAAGTAGAGTTATCTGAATCGG AAGATAAAGGTGGCAAAATGGCTGCAGCAGATTCTGTGCAGCAGAGACGCCAATACAGACGACAAAACCAGCAGTCTTCATCTG actctggctcctcctcctcctcagaagATGAACGACCCAAGAGATCCCATGTGAAGAATGGTGAGGTTGGCAGGCGGCGGAGACATTCCCCTTCCCGGAGTGCTTCTCCATCACCACGAAAGCGCCAAAAAGAGACTTCCCCTCG GATGCAGATGGGAAAGCGATGGCAATCGCCAGTGACTAAAAG TGGTAGACGGAGGAGAAGTCCATCCCCACCACCCACCAGAAGGCGACGGTCTCCTTCTCCCGCCCCTCCTCCTCGACGGCGCAGGACTCCCACACCACCACCACGACGAAG GactccttctcctcccccacGTCGGCGCTCACCTTCTCCTAGAAGATACTCTCCTCCAATACAGAGGAGATACTCTCCTTCTCCACCTCCAAAGAGAAGAACGGCTTCACCTCCTCCCCCTCCTAAACGAAGAGCATCACCATCTCCACCACCAAAGCGGCGGGTCTCCCATTCTCCACCTCCCAAACAAAGAAGCTCCCCAGTCACCAAGAGACGTTCACCTTCATTATCATCCAAGCATAGGAAAGGGTCTTCCCCAAGCCGCTCTACCCGGGAGGCCCGATCACCACAACCAAACAAACGGCATTCGCCCTCACCACGGCCTCGAGCTCCTCAGACCTCCTCAAGTCCTCCACCCGTTCGAAGAGGAGCGTCGTCATCACCCCAAAGAAGGCAGTCCCCGTCTCCAAGTACTAGGCCCATTAGGAGAGTCTCCAGGACTCCGGAacctaaaaagataaaaaa GGCTGCTTCCCCAAGCCCACAGTCTGTAAGAAGGGTCTCATCCTCCCGATCTGTCTCCGGGTCTCCTGAGCCAGCAGCTAAAAAGCCCCCAGCACCTCCATCCCCCGTCCAGTCTCAGTCACCGTCTACAAACTGGTCACCAGCTGTACCGGTCAAAAAGGCCAAAAGCCCAACACCGAGCCCATCACCGCCAAGA aatTCAGATCAGGAAGGaggtggaaagaaaaagaagaaaaagaaggacaagaaacacaaaaaggaTAAGAAGCACAAGAAGCACAAAAAACACAAGAAGGAAAAGGCTGtggctgcagctgctgcagctgctgtgacCCCTGCAGCCATTGCAGCTGCCACAACCACATTAGCACAGGAAGAGCCAGTGGCAGCGCCAGAGCCGAAGAAG gAGACTGAAAGTGAAGCTGAAGATAACCTTGATGATTTAGAAAAGCACCTGCGTGAAAAGGCCCTGAGATCAATGAGGAAGGCCCAAGTGTCCCCACAGTCTTAG
- the SRRM1 gene encoding serine/arginine repetitive matrix protein 1 isoform 5 (isoform 5 is encoded by transcript variant 48), which yields MMQINLTGFLNGKNAREFMGELWPLLLSAQENIAGIPSAFLELKKEEIKQRQIEQEKLASMKKQDEDKDKRDKEEKESSREKRERSRSPRRRKSRSPSPRRRSSPVRRERKRSHSRSPRHRTKSRSPSPAPEKKEKTPELPEPSVKVKEPSVQEATSTSDILKVPKPEPIPEPKEPSPEKNSKKEKEKEKTRPRSRSRSKSRSRTRSRSPSHTRPRRRHRSRSRSYSPRRRPSPRRRPSPRRRTPPRRMPPPPRHRRSRSPVRRRRRSSASLSGSSSSSSSSRSRSPPKKPPKRTSSPPRKTRRLSPSASPPRRRHRPSPPATPPPKTRHSPTPQQSNRTRKSRVSVSPGRTSVTKHKGTEKRESPSPAPKPRKVELSESEEDKGGKMAAADSVQQRRQYRRQNQQSSSDSGSSSSSEDERPKRSHVKNGEVGRRRRHSPSRSASPSPRKRQKETSPRGRRRRSPSPPPTRRRRSPSPAPPPRRRRTPTPPPRRRTPSPPPRRRSPSPRRYSPPIQRRYSPSPPPKRRTASPPPPPKRRASPSPPPKRRVSHSPPPKQRSSPVTKRRSPSLSSKHRKGSSPSRSTREARSPQPNKRHSPSPRPRAPQTSSSPPPVRRGASSSPQRRQSPSPSTRPIRRVSRTPEPKKIKKAASPSPQSVRRVSSSRSVSGSPEPAAKKPPAPPSPVQSQSPSTNWSPAVPVKKAKSPTPSPSPPRNSDQEGGGKKKKKKKDKKHKKDKKHKKHKKHKKEKAVAAAAAAAVTPAAIAAATTTLAQEEPVAAPEPKKETESEAEDNLDDLEKHLREKALRSMRKAQVSPQS from the exons ATGATGCAAATCAACCTGACTGGATTTTTGAATGGAAAAAATGCTCGAGAATTTATGGGAGAACTGTGGCCCCTGCTGCTAAGTGCACAAGAAAACATCGCGGGAATCCCTTCTGCTTTCCTAgaactgaagaaagaagaaataaaacaaagacag ATTGAACAAGAAAAACTGGCATCTATGAAAAAGCAAGATGAAGACAAAGATAAAAgagataaggaagaaaaagaaagcagcagaGAAAAAAGGGAGCGGTCTCGTAGCCCAAGAAG ACGCAAATCCAGATCTCCTTCCCCTAGAAGACGATCTTCCCCtgtcaggagagagagaaagcgcAGTCATTCTCGATCTCCCCGTCACAGAACCAAGAGCCGGAGTCCTTCCCCTGctccagaaaagaaggaaaaaactccagaGCTCCCAGAACCTTCAGTGAAAGTAAAAGAACCTTCAGTACAAGAGGCTACTTCTACTAG TGACATTCTGAAAGTTCCCAAACCTGAACCTATACCAGAGCCTAAAGAACCTTCTCcggaaaaaaattccaaaaaagaaaaggagaaggagaagaccCGACCACGATCTCGGTCACGCTCCAAATCAAGATCCCGGACGCGGTCCCGCTCTCCTTCTCACACTCGACCTAGACGGCGCCATAGATCCCGATCAAG ATCGTATTCACCTAGAAGGCGGCCAAGCCCAAGAAGGCGGCCATCTCCTCGAAGAAGAACTCCGCCAAGAAGAATGCCTCCTCCACCAAGGCATAGAAGGAGTAGATCTCCAGTAAGAcg AAGAAGACGTTCGTCAGCATCCTTGTCTGGGAGTAGCTCATCATCCTCTTCATCTCGTTCACGGTCACCACCAAAGAAGCCTCCCAAGAGGACATCCAGCCCCCCTCGGAAAACTCGTAGGTTATCTCCTTCAGCAAGTCCTCCAAGGCGAAGGCACAGGCCATCACCTCCTGCAACTCCACCACCCAAAACTCGGCATTCCCCTACACCCCAGCAGTCAAACCGTACAAGAAAAAGTCGTGTTTCTGTGTCTCCAGGGAGAACTTCAG TGACAAAACATAAAGGTACTGAGAAAAGAGAATCCCCTTCACCAGCACCGAAGCCTAGAAAAGTAGAGTTATCTGAATCGG AAGAAGATAAAGGTGGCAAAATGGCTGCAGCAGATTCTGTGCAGCAGAGACGCCAATACAGACGACAAAACCAGCAGTCTTCATCTG actctggctcctcctcctcctcagaagATGAACGACCCAAGAGATCCCATGTGAAGAATGGTGAGGTTGGCAGGCGGCGGAGACATTCCCCTTCCCGGAGTGCTTCTCCATCACCACGAAAGCGCCAAAAAGAGACTTCCCCTCG TGGTAGACGGAGGAGAAGTCCATCCCCACCACCCACCAGAAGGCGACGGTCTCCTTCTCCCGCCCCTCCTCCTCGACGGCGCAGGACTCCCACACCACCACCACGACGAAG GactccttctcctcccccacGTCGGCGCTCACCTTCTCCTAGAAGATACTCTCCTCCAATACAGAGGAGATACTCTCCTTCTCCACCTCCAAAGAGAAGAACGGCTTCACCTCCTCCCCCTCCTAAACGAAGAGCATCACCATCTCCACCACCAAAGCGGCGGGTCTCCCATTCTCCACCTCCCAAACAAAGAAGCTCCCCAGTCACCAAGAGACGTTCACCTTCATTATCATCCAAGCATAGGAAAGGGTCTTCCCCAAGCCGCTCTACCCGGGAGGCCCGATCACCACAACCAAACAAACGGCATTCGCCCTCACCACGGCCTCGAGCTCCTCAGACCTCCTCAAGTCCTCCACCCGTTCGAAGAGGAGCGTCGTCATCACCCCAAAGAAGGCAGTCCCCGTCTCCAAGTACTAGGCCCATTAGGAGAGTCTCCAGGACTCCGGAacctaaaaagataaaaaa GGCTGCTTCCCCAAGCCCACAGTCTGTAAGAAGGGTCTCATCCTCCCGATCTGTCTCCGGGTCTCCTGAGCCAGCAGCTAAAAAGCCCCCAGCACCTCCATCCCCCGTCCAGTCTCAGTCACCGTCTACAAACTGGTCACCAGCTGTACCGGTCAAAAAGGCCAAAAGCCCAACACCGAGCCCATCACCGCCAAGA aatTCAGATCAGGAAGGaggtggaaagaaaaagaagaaaaagaaggacaagaaacacaaaaaggaTAAGAAGCACAAGAAGCACAAAAAACACAAGAAGGAAAAGGCTGtggctgcagctgctgcagctgctgtgacCCCTGCAGCCATTGCAGCTGCCACAACCACATTAGCACAGGAAGAGCCAGTGGCAGCGCCAGAGCCGAAGAAG gAGACTGAAAGTGAAGCTGAAGATAACCTTGATGATTTAGAAAAGCACCTGCGTGAAAAGGCCCTGAGATCAATGAGGAAGGCCCAAGTGTCCCCACAGTCTTAG
- the SRRM1 gene encoding serine/arginine repetitive matrix protein 1 isoform 8 (isoform 8 is encoded by transcript variant 10) yields MMQINLTGFLNGKNAREFMGELWPLLLSAQENIAGIPSAFLELKKEEIKQRQIEQEKLASMKKQDEDKDKRDKEEKESSREKRERSRSPRRRKSRSPSPRRRSSPVRRERKRSHSRSPRHRTKSRSPSPAPEKKEKTPELPEPSVKVKEPSVQEATSTSDILKVPKPEPIPEPKEPSPEKNSKKEKEKEKTRPRSRSRSKSRSRTRSRSPSHTRPRRRHRSRSRSYSPRRRPSPRRRPSPRRRTPPRRMPPPPRHRRSRSPVRRRRRSSASLSGSSSSSSSSRSRSPPKKPPKRTSSPPRKTRRLSPSASPPRRRHRPSPPATPPPKTRHSPTPQQSNRTRKSRVSVSPGRTSVTKHKGTEKRESPSPAPKPRKVELSESEDKGGKMAAADSVQQRRQYRRQNQQSSSDSGSSSSSEDERPKRSHVKNGEVGRRRRHSPSRSASPSPRKRQKETSPRMQMGKRWQSPVTKSGRRRRSPSPPPTRRRRSPSPAPPPRRRRTPTPPPRRRTPSPPPRRRSPSPRRYSPPIQRRYSPSPPPKRRTASPPPPPKRRASPSPPPKRRVSHSPPPKQRSSPVTKRRSPSLSSKHRKGSSPSRSTREARSPQPNKRHSPSPRPRAPQTSSSPPPVRRGASSSPQRRQSPSPSTRPIRRVSRTPEPKKIKKAASPSPQSVRRVSSSRSVSGSPEPAAKKPPAPPSPVQSQSPSTNWSPAVPVKKAKSPTPSPSPPRNSDQEGGGKKKKKKKDKKHKKDKKHKKHKKHKKEKAVAAAAAAAVTPAAIAAATTTLAQEEPVAAPEPKKETESEAEDNLDDLEKHLREKALRSMRKAQVSPQS; encoded by the exons ATGATGCAAATCAACCTGACTGGATTTTTGAATGGAAAAAATGCTCGAGAATTTATGGGAGAACTGTGGCCCCTGCTGCTAAGTGCACAAGAAAACATCGCGGGAATCCCTTCTGCTTTCCTAgaactgaagaaagaagaaataaaacaaagacag ATTGAACAAGAAAAACTGGCATCTATGAAAAAGCAAGATGAAGACAAAGATAAAAgagataaggaagaaaaagaaagcagcagaGAAAAAAGGGAGCGGTCTCGTAGCCCAAGAAG ACGCAAATCCAGATCTCCTTCCCCTAGAAGACGATCTTCCCCtgtcaggagagagagaaagcgcAGTCATTCTCGATCTCCCCGTCACAGAACCAAGAGCCGGAGTCCTTCCCCTGctccagaaaagaaggaaaaaactccagaGCTCCCAGAACCTTCAGTGAAAGTAAAAGAACCTTCAGTACAAGAGGCTACTTCTACTAG TGACATTCTGAAAGTTCCCAAACCTGAACCTATACCAGAGCCTAAAGAACCTTCTCcggaaaaaaattccaaaaaagaaaaggagaaggagaagaccCGACCACGATCTCGGTCACGCTCCAAATCAAGATCCCGGACGCGGTCCCGCTCTCCTTCTCACACTCGACCTAGACGGCGCCATAGATCCCGATCAAG ATCGTATTCACCTAGAAGGCGGCCAAGCCCAAGAAGGCGGCCATCTCCTCGAAGAAGAACTCCGCCAAGAAGAATGCCTCCTCCACCAAGGCATAGAAGGAGTAGATCTCCAGTAAGAcg AAGAAGACGTTCGTCAGCATCCTTGTCTGGGAGTAGCTCATCATCCTCTTCATCTCGTTCACGGTCACCACCAAAGAAGCCTCCCAAGAGGACATCCAGCCCCCCTCGGAAAACTCGTAGGTTATCTCCTTCAGCAAGTCCTCCAAGGCGAAGGCACAGGCCATCACCTCCTGCAACTCCACCACCCAAAACTCGGCATTCCCCTACACCCCAGCAGTCAAACCGTACAAGAAAAAGTCGTGTTTCTGTGTCTCCAGGGAGAACTTCAG TGACAAAACATAAAGGTACTGAGAAAAGAGAATCCCCTTCACCAGCACCGAAGCCTAGAAAAGTAGAGTTATCTGAATCGG AAGATAAAGGTGGCAAAATGGCTGCAGCAGATTCTGTGCAGCAGAGACGCCAATACAGACGACAAAACCAGCAGTCTTCATCTG actctggctcctcctcctcctcagaagATGAACGACCCAAGAGATCCCATGTGAAGAATGGTGAGGTTGGCAGGCGGCGGAGACATTCCCCTTCCCGGAGTGCTTCTCCATCACCACGAAAGCGCCAAAAAGAGACTTCCCCTCG GATGCAGATGGGAAAGCGATGGCAATCGCCAGTGACTAAAAG TGGTAGACGGAGGAGAAGTCCATCCCCACCACCCACCAGAAGGCGACGGTCTCCTTCTCCCGCCCCTCCTCCTCGACGGCGCAGGACTCCCACACCACCACCACGACGAAG GactccttctcctcccccacGTCGGCGCTCACCTTCTCCTAGAAGATACTCTCCTCCAATACAGAGGAGATACTCTCCTTCTCCACCTCCAAAGAGAAGAACGGCTTCACCTCCTCCCCCTCCTAAACGAAGAGCATCACCATCTCCACCACCAAAGCGGCGGGTCTCCCATTCTCCACCTCCCAAACAAAGAAGCTCCCCAGTCACCAAGAGACGTTCACCTTCATTATCATCCAAGCATAGGAAAGGGTCTTCCCCAAGCCGCTCTACCCGGGAGGCCCGATCACCACAACCAAACAAACGGCATTCGCCCTCACCACGGCCTCGAGCTCCTCAGACCTCCTCAAGTCCTCCACCCGTTCGAAGAGGAGCGTCGTCATCACCCCAAAGAAGGCAGTCCCCGTCTCCAAGTACTAGGCCCATTAGGAGAGTCTCCAGGACTCCGGAacctaaaaagataaaaaa GGCTGCTTCCCCAAGCCCACAGTCTGTAAGAAGGGTCTCATCCTCCCGATCTGTCTCCGGGTCTCCTGAGCCAGCAGCTAAAAAGCCCCCAGCACCTCCATCCCCCGTCCAGTCTCAGTCACCGTCTACAAACTGGTCACCAGCTGTACCGGTCAAAAAGGCCAAAAGCCCAACACCGAGCCCATCACCGCCAAGA aatTCAGATCAGGAAGGaggtggaaagaaaaagaagaaaaagaaggacaagaaacacaaaaaggaTAAGAAGCACAAGAAGCACAAAAAACACAAGAAGGAAAAGGCTGtggctgcagctgctgcagctgctgtgacCCCTGCAGCCATTGCAGCTGCCACAACCACATTAGCACAGGAAGAGCCAGTGGCAGCGCCAGAGCCGAAGAAG gAGACTGAAAGTGAAGCTGAAGATAACCTTGATGATTTAGAAAAGCACCTGCGTGAAAAGGCCCTGAGATCAATGAGGAAGGCCCAAGTGTCCCCACAGTCTTAG
- the SRRM1 gene encoding serine/arginine repetitive matrix protein 1 isoform 20 (isoform 20 is encoded by transcript variant 31), with amino-acid sequence MMQINLTGFLNGKNAREFMGELWPLLLSAQENIAGIPSAFLELKKEEIKQRQIEQEKLASMKKQDEDKDKRDKEEKESSREKRERSRSPRRTKSRSPSPAPEKKEKTPELPEPSVKVKEPSVQEATSTSDILKVPKPEPIPEPKEPSPEKNSKKEKEKEKTRPRSRSRSKSRSRTRSRSPSHTRPRRRHRSRSRSYSPRRRPSPRRRPSPRRRTPPRRMPPPPRHRRSRSPVRRRRRSSASLSGSSSSSSSSRSRSPPKKPPKRTSSPPRKTRRLSPSASPPRRRHRPSPPATPPPKTRHSPTPQQSNRTRKSRVSVSPGRTSGKVTKHKGTEKRESPSPAPKPRKVELSESEEDKGGKMAAADSVQQRRQYRRQNQQSSSDSGSSSSSEDERPKRSHVKNGEVGRRRRHSPSRSASPSPRKRQKETSPRMQMGKRWQSPVTKSGRRRRSPSPPPTRRRRSPSPAPPPRRRRTPTPPPRRRTPSPPPRRRSPSPRRYSPPIQRRYSPSPPPKRRTASPPPPPKRRASPSPPPKRRVSHSPPPKQRSSPVTKRRSPSLSSKHRKGSSPSRSTREARSPQPNKRHSPSPRPRAPQTSSSPPPVRRGASSSPQRRQSPSPSTRPIRRVSRTPEPKKIKKAASPSPQSVRRVSSSRSVSGSPEPAAKKPPAPPSPVQSQSPSTNWSPAVPVKKAKSPTPSPSPPRNSDQEGGGKKKKKKKDKKHKKDKKHKKHKKHKKEKAVAAAAAAAVTPAAIAAATTTLAQEEPVAAPEPKKETESEAEDNLDDLEKHLREKALRSMRKAQVSPQS; translated from the exons ATGATGCAAATCAACCTGACTGGATTTTTGAATGGAAAAAATGCTCGAGAATTTATGGGAGAACTGTGGCCCCTGCTGCTAAGTGCACAAGAAAACATCGCGGGAATCCCTTCTGCTTTCCTAgaactgaagaaagaagaaataaaacaaagacag ATTGAACAAGAAAAACTGGCATCTATGAAAAAGCAAGATGAAGACAAAGATAAAAgagataaggaagaaaaagaaagcagcagaGAAAAAAGGGAGCGGTCTCGTAGCCCAAGAAG AACCAAGAGCCGGAGTCCTTCCCCTGctccagaaaagaaggaaaaaactccagaGCTCCCAGAACCTTCAGTGAAAGTAAAAGAACCTTCAGTACAAGAGGCTACTTCTACTAG TGACATTCTGAAAGTTCCCAAACCTGAACCTATACCAGAGCCTAAAGAACCTTCTCcggaaaaaaattccaaaaaagaaaaggagaaggagaagaccCGACCACGATCTCGGTCACGCTCCAAATCAAGATCCCGGACGCGGTCCCGCTCTCCTTCTCACACTCGACCTAGACGGCGCCATAGATCCCGATCAAG ATCGTATTCACCTAGAAGGCGGCCAAGCCCAAGAAGGCGGCCATCTCCTCGAAGAAGAACTCCGCCAAGAAGAATGCCTCCTCCACCAAGGCATAGAAGGAGTAGATCTCCAGTAAGAcg AAGAAGACGTTCGTCAGCATCCTTGTCTGGGAGTAGCTCATCATCCTCTTCATCTCGTTCACGGTCACCACCAAAGAAGCCTCCCAAGAGGACATCCAGCCCCCCTCGGAAAACTCGTAGGTTATCTCCTTCAGCAAGTCCTCCAAGGCGAAGGCACAGGCCATCACCTCCTGCAACTCCACCACCCAAAACTCGGCATTCCCCTACACCCCAGCAGTCAAACCGTACAAGAAAAAGTCGTGTTTCTGTGTCTCCAGGGAGAACTTCAGGTAAAG TGACAAAACATAAAGGTACTGAGAAAAGAGAATCCCCTTCACCAGCACCGAAGCCTAGAAAAGTAGAGTTATCTGAATCGG AAGAAGATAAAGGTGGCAAAATGGCTGCAGCAGATTCTGTGCAGCAGAGACGCCAATACAGACGACAAAACCAGCAGTCTTCATCTG actctggctcctcctcctcctcagaagATGAACGACCCAAGAGATCCCATGTGAAGAATGGTGAGGTTGGCAGGCGGCGGAGACATTCCCCTTCCCGGAGTGCTTCTCCATCACCACGAAAGCGCCAAAAAGAGACTTCCCCTCG GATGCAGATGGGAAAGCGATGGCAATCGCCAGTGACTAAAAG TGGTAGACGGAGGAGAAGTCCATCCCCACCACCCACCAGAAGGCGACGGTCTCCTTCTCCCGCCCCTCCTCCTCGACGGCGCAGGACTCCCACACCACCACCACGACGAAG GactccttctcctcccccacGTCGGCGCTCACCTTCTCCTAGAAGATACTCTCCTCCAATACAGAGGAGATACTCTCCTTCTCCACCTCCAAAGAGAAGAACGGCTTCACCTCCTCCCCCTCCTAAACGAAGAGCATCACCATCTCCACCACCAAAGCGGCGGGTCTCCCATTCTCCACCTCCCAAACAAAGAAGCTCCCCAGTCACCAAGAGACGTTCACCTTCATTATCATCCAAGCATAGGAAAGGGTCTTCCCCAAGCCGCTCTACCCGGGAGGCCCGATCACCACAACCAAACAAACGGCATTCGCCCTCACCACGGCCTCGAGCTCCTCAGACCTCCTCAAGTCCTCCACCCGTTCGAAGAGGAGCGTCGTCATCACCCCAAAGAAGGCAGTCCCCGTCTCCAAGTACTAGGCCCATTAGGAGAGTCTCCAGGACTCCGGAacctaaaaagataaaaaa GGCTGCTTCCCCAAGCCCACAGTCTGTAAGAAGGGTCTCATCCTCCCGATCTGTCTCCGGGTCTCCTGAGCCAGCAGCTAAAAAGCCCCCAGCACCTCCATCCCCCGTCCAGTCTCAGTCACCGTCTACAAACTGGTCACCAGCTGTACCGGTCAAAAAGGCCAAAAGCCCAACACCGAGCCCATCACCGCCAAGA aatTCAGATCAGGAAGGaggtggaaagaaaaagaagaaaaagaaggacaagaaacacaaaaaggaTAAGAAGCACAAGAAGCACAAAAAACACAAGAAGGAAAAGGCTGtggctgcagctgctgcagctgctgtgacCCCTGCAGCCATTGCAGCTGCCACAACCACATTAGCACAGGAAGAGCCAGTGGCAGCGCCAGAGCCGAAGAAG gAGACTGAAAGTGAAGCTGAAGATAACCTTGATGATTTAGAAAAGCACCTGCGTGAAAAGGCCCTGAGATCAATGAGGAAGGCCCAAGTGTCCCCACAGTCTTAG